In the Tenrec ecaudatus isolate mTenEca1 chromosome 16, mTenEca1.hap1, whole genome shotgun sequence genome, one interval contains:
- the UTF1 gene encoding undifferentiated embryonic cell transcription factor 1, with the protein MLLRPRRPPPPVPLETPEPPSPASPEPEQWPAGDAPSTPPPGALAAPVQPVSPGSAQRTPWSARETELLLATLLEPPVWRSLLLDRRQALPTYRRVSAALARQQVLRTPAQCRRRYKFLKDKVRDAEGQPPGPFDAQIRELMALLGDHGQKRSRRRSPGPGRPPRGRRPAPSAPAADQPDASPLLAERDPDAERSWTLRFSPTPSKSGGASRAPVSPPPVGPAAACTSEDANPLPALPPEPEPALAPSPAPSPTEEEPDPPSGCPGERTPPHAASSLNDALLQTLGHLGHIAATLGPLRDQLLTLNQHVEQLRGSFDQTVTLAVGFILGNASAERGLLSGPRL; encoded by the exons ATGCTGCTCCGGCCCCGACGACCGCCCCCACCCGTGCCGCTCGAGACCCCGGAGCCTCCGTCGCCAGCCAGCCCCGAGCCGGAGCAGTGGCCGGCCGGGGACGCCCCGAGCACCCCCCCTCCCGGCGCGCTGGCGGCGCCGGTGCAACCCGTGTCTCCCGGTTCGGCGCAGCGCACGCCCTGGAGCGCGCGGGAGACCGAGCTGCTGCTGGCCACGCTTCTGGAGCCGCCCGTATGGCGCTCGCTGCTGCTCGACCGCCGCCAGGCGCTGCCCACCTACCGCCGCGTGTCGGCCGCGCTGGCCCGCCAGCAGGTGCTGCGCACGCCCGCGCAGTGCCGTCGCCGCTATAAGTTTCTCAAGGACAAGGTCCGCGACGCCGAAGGCCAGCCCCCGGGACCCTTCGACGCACAGATCCGCGAGCTCATGGCGCTGCTGGGTGACCACGGGCAGAAGCGCAGCCGCCGCcgctctccaggtccagggcgtCCCCCACGCGGCCGCCGCCCGGCCCCCAGCGCGCCAGCCGCGGACCAGCCAG ACGCCTCCCCGCTACTGGCCGAGCGCGACCCAGACGCGGAACGTAGCTGGACGCTCCGATTCAGCCCGACTCCGTCGAAGTCTGGGGGCGCCTCCCGCGCCCCCGTGTCGCCGCCGCCAGTCGGCCCAGCGGCAGCTTGCACCTCCGAGGACGCAAACCCATTGCCAGCCCTGCCCCCGGAGCCTGAGCCAGCCCTGGCCCCGTCGCCGGCCCCCAGCCCCACCGAGGAAGAACCGGACCCGCCGTCCGGCTGCCCTGGGGAACGTACGCCCCCTCACGCGGCCTCCTCGCTGAACGACGCCCTTCTGCAAACCCTGGGGCACTTGGGTCACATCGCAGCCACCCTGGGCCCGCTGCGCGACCAGCTTCTGACCCTGAACCAGCACGTGGAACAGCTGCGCGGCTCCTTCGACCAGACCGTGACCCTGGCGGTCGGCTTCATCCTGGGCAATGCTTCTGCGGAGAGGGGCCTCCTGTCTGGCCCGCGGCTGTGA